The Flavobacterium sp. K5-23 genome segment TTCCAAGTAGTTCCATACTTTGCTTTTAAATCTTTTACAGTTTGCAAAGCAGAACTATAATTACTTTGTTCTAAATTTTTCATAATTTTGTGTTAGGTTATTTTTTGTTAATAATTAGATCCTGTTGATTGTGACCGCAATCGCAGGATTGTTTTTTTTATATGTATTTGTAAGCGGGTAGAGTTAAAAACTCTTCAAATTCTTCAGAAACTACAAGTTCATCAAAGAGTGAAACAGCTAATTTAATTTTGCTTTTCGGTATGTTCTCTTCTCCAATTTCAGTAGCGATTTTTGCTACTTCATCTTCTAGTAATTTCTTATATAATTCGGTGTTGAATTTTCGTCCATCTTCAAGTTTCACTTCGTTTTTTAACCATTGCCAGACTTGAGTTCTTGAAATTTCTGCGGTTGCGGCATCTTCCATTAAATTATAAAGAGCTACAGCACCATGACCTCTTAACCAGGCTTCTATGTATAAAATACCGACATTGATGTTTTTCCGAATTCCTTCTTCTGTGACGGTTCCTTTTGGTATTTCTACTAGGTCTTGTTCTGTTATGTTTACATCATCACGTTTTACATGTAATTGGTTCGCCGTTGGCATGTGTTTATTAAATTCAGCCAAAGCAACTGCTACTAATGCCGGATGTGCAACCCAAGTACCGTCATGCCCATTTATTACTTCGCGTTCTTTGTCTTTTCTTACTTTTTCTAAAGCAGCAGCATTAGCTTCTTCATTATTTTTAATCGGAATTTGTGCTGCCATTCCGCCTATTGCAAGAATGCCTCTTTTGTGACAACGTTGTATGACCAATTTTGAATATGCATCCATAAATGGAGTAGTCATAGTTACTTGATCGCGATTTGGAACTACAAAATTGGTGTGGTTTCTAAATTTCTTGATGTAAGAAAAAATATAATCCCAACGACCACAGTTCAAACCAACAATATGATCTTTCAGTTCGAAAATTATTTCATCAAGCTGAAAACTAGCGGTAATTGTTTCGATTAAAACAGTTGCTTTAAAAGTTCCTTTTGGCACTTCTAAATACTCTTGCGCAAATTCAAAAACTTTGTTCCACCAACGCGCTTCTAAATAGTGCTCTAGTTTTGGTAAATAAAAATACGGTGCAGTTCCATTTTGTGTCATCGTTTGCGTGTTATGGAATACATACAAACCAAAGTCAACCAAACTTCCTGAAGCAACTTTGTTGTCTATTATCAGATGCCTTTCGTCTAAATGTAATCCTCTTGGTCTTACAAGTAACACAGCTGTTTCTTGGTTTAAAGTGTATGACTTATTGCGTTTTGTGTCAGTTAATGCAATGGTTTTTTTATTAGCATCTATTAAGTTTTGTTGTCCTGAAATAGTATTTTCCCAAGAAGGAGCGGTGCTATCTTCTAAATCTGCCATAAATGTTTTGGCACCAGAATTTAACGCATTGATAATCATTTTTCGATCTACTGGGCCAGTAATTTCTACACGTCTATCTTGTAAATCGTGCGGAATTGCAGCGGCAGTCCAATCTGTATTTCG includes the following:
- the aceB gene encoding malate synthase A, with the protein product MEDTFLKQSTINFSNEVNNYYPEILTDEALVFIKALHEKFNSERLELLDRRVKQQTIFDNGKFPEFPKETKDVRNTDWTAAAIPHDLQDRRVEITGPVDRKMIINALNSGAKTFMADLEDSTAPSWENTISGQQNLIDANKKTIALTDTKRNKSYTLNQETAVLLVRPRGLHLDERHLIIDNKVASGSLVDFGLYVFHNTQTMTQNGTAPYFYLPKLEHYLEARWWNKVFEFAQEYLEVPKGTFKATVLIETITASFQLDEIIFELKDHIVGLNCGRWDYIFSYIKKFRNHTNFVVPNRDQVTMTTPFMDAYSKLVIQRCHKRGILAIGGMAAQIPIKNNEEANAAALEKVRKDKEREVINGHDGTWVAHPALVAVALAEFNKHMPTANQLHVKRDDVNITEQDLVEIPKGTVTEEGIRKNINVGILYIEAWLRGHGAVALYNLMEDAATAEISRTQVWQWLKNEVKLEDGRKFNTELYKKLLEDEVAKIATEIGEENIPKSKIKLAVSLFDELVVSEEFEEFLTLPAYKYI